A window of the Corynebacterium minutissimum genome harbors these coding sequences:
- a CDS encoding IS1634 family transposase, which translates to MSPYIRTVKTASGAMAVQVVFSERKGAKRMKHIGSAHSESELALLRAEAQRIVDGDQLAMDFGEVKHIAPATGSVSNPLPVVGQRAGYLLDCIDACFDELGLAAATGDDPVFRDLVRARIIHPGSKLDSIETLAEVGITSASYRTIQRRLSSFATESFGEILTQALAHHAGIGPGAFILYDVTTLYFETDTPDELRKPGFSKERRLEPQILVGLLTDATGFPLHVGAFAGNSAETHTMLPMITRFQEAYQLDEVTVVADAGMFSAANKQALIDAGLHYILSVKTPTVPEVIETWRRENPGEDYAHGQIWTQASASDGRKHTTPNTVTHYQYSHDRARRSLRGIKEQVAKAKRAVDGDIAIKRNRYIDLSAPNKKVNYALAAKHRALAGIKGYETDLTALDASEVIGHYRRLFNIEKSFRMSKSDLKARPIYARKQDSITAHLNIVIAALAVAHLMETRSGQSIKRLVRTLKKYRSFELNIGGETIHAAVPLPPDTTATIQAITGRELPH; encoded by the coding sequence GTGAGTCCTTATATTCGCACTGTCAAGACCGCTTCTGGGGCGATGGCGGTGCAGGTGGTGTTCTCTGAACGCAAAGGTGCGAAAAGGATGAAGCATATCGGCTCAGCGCATTCAGAGTCTGAGCTTGCACTTTTAAGAGCTGAAGCTCAACGCATCGTCGATGGTGACCAACTCGCAATGGACTTCGGAGAGGTGAAACACATCGCACCGGCAACAGGCAGCGTTTCCAACCCGCTGCCGGTAGTCGGTCAGCGGGCCGGATACTTACTGGACTGTATTGATGCGTGTTTCGACGAGTTAGGCCTTGCTGCAGCAACCGGTGATGATCCGGTGTTTCGCGATCTGGTGCGTGCCCGGATCATCCATCCCGGCTCAAAGCTGGATTCCATCGAGACTCTTGCCGAGGTTGGCATCACCAGCGCAAGCTACCGCACCATCCAGAGGCGTCTTTCCTCCTTCGCCACCGAATCGTTCGGAGAGATACTCACCCAAGCGTTGGCCCATCATGCAGGTATCGGGCCAGGCGCATTCATCTTGTACGACGTGACCACCTTGTACTTTGAAACCGATACTCCTGATGAGCTTCGCAAACCCGGATTTTCCAAAGAGCGCCGCCTAGAGCCACAAATACTTGTCGGGCTGCTTACTGATGCCACCGGGTTTCCACTGCATGTGGGCGCGTTTGCTGGCAACTCGGCAGAAACCCACACGATGCTGCCGATGATCACACGGTTCCAAGAGGCCTACCAGCTCGACGAGGTCACCGTCGTTGCTGATGCGGGGATGTTTTCCGCGGCGAACAAACAAGCACTCATTGATGCAGGTCTGCACTATATTTTGTCGGTGAAAACCCCCACCGTGCCTGAGGTGATTGAAACCTGGCGGCGGGAAAACCCCGGTGAAGACTACGCCCACGGCCAGATCTGGACACAAGCCTCGGCAAGCGATGGGCGCAAACACACAACCCCGAATACGGTGACGCATTACCAGTACTCTCACGACCGGGCTAGGCGCAGCCTGCGCGGAATCAAAGAGCAAGTCGCAAAAGCTAAACGCGCTGTTGACGGCGATATCGCAATCAAGCGCAACCGCTATATCGATCTTTCCGCCCCGAACAAGAAGGTCAACTACGCTCTTGCTGCCAAACACCGAGCCCTAGCCGGAATAAAAGGTTATGAAACCGACCTGACCGCTCTTGACGCTAGTGAGGTTATCGGGCATTACCGCAGGCTATTTAACATTGAGAAATCGTTTCGGATGTCGAAATCAGACCTGAAAGCCCGCCCAATCTACGCCAGAAAACAAGACTCAATCACCGCACATCTCAACATTGTCATCGCAGCACTAGCAGTGGCCCACCTAATGGAGACCCGCAGTGGTCAATCCATCAAACGCCTGGTGAGAACACTCAAGAAATACCGCAGCTTTGAACTCAACATTGGTGGCGAAACCATCCACGCCGCCGTACCACTCCCGCCCGATACCACCGCCACCATCCAAGCAATCACCGGCCGCGAACTTCCGCACTAA
- a CDS encoding Asp23/Gls24 family envelope stress response protein, protein MTTPFDDAGRTQFSLRAMEKVISSAIASVPGTAAVDAKLAGLAGRAFPRVMAQMDPDTKVVAVDADIAVYWPSPVTDVASAVRTAISEAVQDFTGFRTTRVNVTVGGAVAGERTSALEVAARSPLAARVPASVSPRELRPVTTSRGVAVRQIATPTPPAVRGVEAPAETAVRSVGLLGDAPVRTSGFAPSTQRYEELRPISTAPQQRLRDVHTPPPVPVRPVEMPGEFRLQRVETPRPVPPRSVEAPHPIQPRRVSAPQPSALRPVEIRPSADFTRRVDVPRPAPLRAITITPFGEGAHHE, encoded by the coding sequence GTGACGACTCCGTTCGACGACGCAGGCCGTACCCAATTCTCACTGCGGGCAATGGAGAAGGTGATTAGCTCCGCCATTGCCAGTGTGCCGGGAACCGCGGCTGTCGACGCCAAACTGGCCGGCCTCGCTGGCCGAGCCTTTCCGCGTGTTATGGCGCAGATGGACCCGGATACGAAGGTCGTGGCGGTTGATGCGGACATTGCCGTGTACTGGCCGTCGCCGGTGACTGATGTGGCGTCGGCAGTGCGCACTGCAATTTCGGAGGCCGTGCAGGATTTCACTGGCTTCCGGACGACCCGCGTCAACGTGACCGTTGGTGGCGCGGTGGCTGGCGAGCGCACGTCAGCACTTGAGGTGGCCGCACGCTCGCCGCTTGCTGCGCGTGTTCCGGCCTCCGTGTCACCCCGTGAGCTTAGGCCCGTCACGACCTCGCGCGGGGTGGCGGTGCGTCAGATTGCAACTCCTACCCCGCCTGCGGTGCGAGGCGTTGAGGCTCCCGCGGAAACAGCCGTGCGGTCGGTGGGATTGCTAGGCGATGCCCCCGTGCGGACCTCCGGCTTTGCCCCTTCGACGCAGCGCTACGAGGAATTGCGGCCTATCAGCACTGCTCCCCAGCAGCGCCTGCGCGACGTCCACACTCCCCCGCCTGTGCCCGTGCGGCCGGTGGAGATGCCTGGTGAATTCCGCCTGCAGCGCGTTGAGACACCCCGGCCGGTTCCGCCGCGTTCGGTCGAAGCACCCCACCCGATACAACCGCGCCGCGTGTCCGCGCCCCAGCCCAGCGCTCTGCGGCCGGTAGAGATTCGCCCCTCGGCGGACTTCACCCGCCGAGTGGACGTTCCCCGGCCGGCCCCGTTGCGTGCCATTACCATTACCCCGTTCGGCGAAGGAGCCCACCATGAGTGA
- the rplW gene encoding 50S ribosomal protein L23 translates to MAKLANPRDVIIAPVVSEKSYGLMEQNVYTFYVSTDSNKTQIKDAVEQIFGVKVASVNTVNRAGKRKRTRTGYGQRKSTKRAYVTLREGSDSIDVFGGSAS, encoded by the coding sequence ATGGCTAAGCTCGCTAACCCGCGCGACGTCATCATCGCACCGGTTGTGTCCGAGAAGTCCTACGGCCTGATGGAGCAGAACGTCTACACGTTCTACGTCTCCACGGACTCCAACAAGACCCAGATTAAAGATGCCGTAGAGCAGATCTTCGGCGTGAAGGTTGCTTCCGTCAACACCGTCAACCGTGCAGGTAAGCGCAAGCGCACCCGCACCGGTTACGGTCAGCGTAAGTCCACCAAGCGCGCCTACGTGACGCTCCGTGAAGGCAGCGACTCCATCGACGTCTTCGGCGGTTCTGCTAGCTAG
- a CDS encoding CopG family transcriptional regulator, which yields MSINLRLTEEQAKHLTLLAGQAGLSKQQYMVSIIEKEFEKLVARDYVARHFADISESRSELLERLKDA from the coding sequence ATGTCAATCAACTTGAGGCTTACGGAAGAGCAAGCGAAACATCTGACGCTGCTGGCTGGTCAGGCCGGTCTTTCTAAGCAGCAGTACATGGTGTCGATTATTGAGAAAGAGTTCGAGAAGCTGGTAGCTAGAGACTACGTAGCCCGCCATTTTGCGGATATCTCTGAGTCCCGTTCCGAACTACTAGAGCGTCTCAAGGATGCTTAA
- a CDS encoding DUF6286 domain-containing protein → MSEKTQPIAFGQRPKASPPARTWTVILGIVLLAAAVVTGREAWVVGADEGGQSWLQPFIDVMSKPDVETWMLIGGGIGIVVGLILLWAACAPRKTTHVNIASDDASMWLRAVDIARIASAAARRVPGASAARSRAKISANRASLTVTATGDLEDSQLKERVTDAVEAALAGISPAPELTVAIENDQEEIANV, encoded by the coding sequence ATGAGTGAGAAAACTCAACCCATCGCGTTCGGCCAGCGCCCTAAGGCCTCACCACCGGCACGCACGTGGACTGTCATCTTGGGCATCGTGTTACTCGCCGCCGCCGTGGTAACAGGCCGGGAAGCCTGGGTAGTTGGCGCGGACGAAGGCGGCCAGTCCTGGCTGCAGCCGTTCATCGACGTCATGTCGAAACCTGACGTTGAGACGTGGATGCTCATCGGAGGCGGCATCGGCATTGTTGTGGGGCTCATCCTTCTGTGGGCGGCATGCGCGCCGCGTAAAACCACGCACGTGAACATCGCCTCGGACGACGCGTCCATGTGGCTGAGAGCGGTCGACATCGCACGTATCGCCTCTGCTGCCGCTCGCCGCGTTCCGGGTGCTAGTGCTGCGCGCAGCCGGGCGAAGATTTCCGCGAACCGAGCCAGCCTAACCGTCACTGCTACGGGTGATCTCGAGGATTCCCAACTCAAAGAGCGCGTTACTGATGCAGTGGAAGCTGCGCTTGCCGGTATCTCCCCGGCCCCCGAGCTCACCGTTGCCATTGAGAACGACCAAGAGGAGATTGCCAATGTCTAA
- the rplV gene encoding 50S ribosomal protein L22 translates to MSDTITSASATARYVRVTPMKARRVIDLVRGKSVSEALAILKYAPQGAAKPVAKVVASAAANAENNFGLDPRTLVISEAYANEGPTMRRFQPRAQGRAFMIRKRTSHITVVVESQKEGAK, encoded by the coding sequence ATGAGTGACACCATCACCTCCGCATCTGCAACGGCTCGCTACGTCCGCGTTACCCCGATGAAGGCACGCCGCGTCATCGACTTGGTTCGCGGAAAGTCCGTATCCGAGGCACTTGCAATCCTGAAGTACGCTCCGCAGGGCGCCGCTAAGCCGGTTGCCAAGGTGGTTGCTTCCGCAGCTGCCAACGCTGAGAACAACTTCGGCCTGGATCCGCGCACCCTGGTCATCTCCGAGGCTTACGCCAACGAGGGTCCGACCATGCGTCGTTTCCAGCCGCGCGCACAGGGCCGCGCATTCATGATTCGTAAGCGCACCAGCCACATCACCGTGGTTGTCGAGAGCCAGAAGGAAGGGGCCAAGTAA
- the rplP gene encoding 50S ribosomal protein L16 codes for MLIPKRVKYRRQHRPNRSGVSKGGNRINFGDYAIQALEPAYITNRQIEAARIAINRHVKRGGKVWINIFPDRPLTQKPLGVRMGSGKGPVEKWVANVKPGRVLFEMTYPNEETAIEALRRAGQKLPCKVRIIKKEDQF; via the coding sequence ATGCTGATTCCTAAGCGCGTCAAGTACCGTCGCCAGCACCGCCCGAACCGCTCGGGTGTGTCCAAGGGCGGTAACCGCATCAACTTCGGTGACTACGCCATCCAGGCTCTTGAGCCGGCGTACATCACCAACCGTCAGATTGAGGCCGCACGTATCGCCATCAACCGCCACGTCAAGCGTGGCGGTAAGGTCTGGATTAACATCTTCCCGGACCGCCCGCTGACCCAGAAGCCGCTCGGTGTTCGTATGGGTTCCGGTAAGGGCCCGGTCGAGAAGTGGGTTGCCAACGTTAAGCCGGGTCGCGTCCTCTTCGAGATGACCTACCCGAACGAGGAAACCGCCATCGAGGCACTGCGCCGCGCTGGTCAGAAGCTTCCGTGCAAGGTCCGCATCATCAAGAAGGAGGACCAGTTCTAA
- the rpsS gene encoding 30S ribosomal protein S19: MPRSLKKGPFVDEHLLNKVDAQNEAGTKQVIKTWSRRSTILPDFIGHTFAVHDGRKHVPVFVEDSMVGHKLGEFAPTKTFKGHVKDDKKGRR; encoded by the coding sequence ATGCCACGCAGCCTGAAGAAGGGCCCGTTCGTCGATGAGCACCTCCTCAACAAGGTAGATGCTCAGAACGAGGCCGGCACCAAGCAGGTCATCAAGACCTGGTCTCGCCGCTCCACCATCCTGCCCGACTTCATCGGTCACACCTTCGCCGTCCACGACGGCCGCAAGCATGTGCCGGTGTTCGTCGAGGACTCCATGGTTGGTCACAAGCTCGGCGAGTTCGCACCCACCAAGACCTTTAAGGGTCACGTCAAGGACGACAAGAAGGGACGTCGATAA
- the rpsQ gene encoding 30S ribosomal protein S17: MSEANVNTKKEKGARKTRTGIVVSDKMDKTIVVELEDRKQHALYGKIMRTNKKVKAHDEENTAGIGDRVLISETRPLSKDKHFRLVEIVEKAK; the protein is encoded by the coding sequence ATGAGTGAGGCAAACGTGAACACTAAGAAGGAAAAGGGCGCTCGCAAGACCCGCACCGGCATCGTTGTCTCCGACAAGATGGACAAGACCATCGTTGTCGAGCTCGAGGACCGCAAGCAGCACGCCCTTTACGGCAAGATTATGCGCACTAACAAGAAGGTTAAGGCGCACGACGAAGAGAACACCGCCGGCATTGGCGACCGCGTTCTCATCTCCGAGACTCGCCCGCTGTCCAAGGACAAGCACTTCCGTCTCGTCGAGATCGTGGAGAAGGCTAAGTAA
- the rplB gene encoding 50S ribosomal protein L2 → MAIRKYKPTTPGRRASSVSQFEEITRSTPEKSLLRPLSKTGGRNNYGRITTRHIGGGHKRRYRLIDFRRTDKDGIPAKVAHIEYDPNRTANIALLHYADGEKRYIIAPKGLKQGTVVESGPNADIKVGNNLPLRNIPTGTTIHAVELKPGAGAKLARSAGASIQLLGKEGKYAILRMPSSEIRRVDIRCRATVGEVGNAEQMNIRWGKAGRMRWKGVRPTVRGVVMNPVDHPHGGGEGKTSGGRHPVSPWGHKEGRTRNPNRYSNNMIVRRRRPNKKR, encoded by the coding sequence ATGGCTATTCGTAAGTACAAGCCGACAACTCCGGGTCGCCGCGCATCCTCCGTGTCTCAGTTCGAGGAAATCACTCGTTCCACTCCGGAGAAGTCCCTGCTGCGCCCGCTGAGCAAGACTGGTGGTCGTAACAACTACGGCCGCATCACCACCCGCCACATCGGCGGTGGCCACAAGCGCCGTTACCGTCTCATCGACTTCCGTCGTACCGACAAGGACGGCATCCCTGCAAAGGTCGCTCACATCGAGTACGACCCGAACCGTACCGCTAACATCGCCCTGCTGCACTACGCAGATGGCGAGAAGCGCTACATCATCGCCCCGAAGGGCCTGAAGCAGGGCACCGTCGTCGAGTCCGGCCCGAACGCAGATATCAAGGTGGGCAACAACCTGCCGCTGCGCAACATCCCGACCGGTACCACCATCCACGCTGTGGAGCTCAAGCCGGGCGCTGGCGCTAAGCTGGCTCGCTCCGCTGGTGCCTCCATCCAGCTGCTGGGTAAGGAAGGCAAGTACGCCATCCTGCGTATGCCGTCCTCCGAGATCCGTCGCGTCGACATCCGTTGCCGCGCCACCGTCGGTGAGGTTGGCAATGCCGAGCAGATGAACATCCGCTGGGGCAAGGCCGGCCGTATGCGCTGGAAGGGCGTCCGCCCGACCGTCCGCGGTGTCGTTATGAACCCGGTCGACCACCCGCACGGTGGTGGTGAGGGTAAGACCTCGGGTGGTCGCCACCCGGTGTCGCCGTGGGGCCACAAGGAAGGCCGCACCCGCAACCCGAACCGTTACTCGAACAACATGATCGTGCGCCGTCGTCGCCCGAACAAGAAGCGCTAA
- the rplD gene encoding 50S ribosomal protein L4 yields MSNLKLDVQTADGKTNGSVELPAELFDTEASIALMHQVVNAQLAAARQGTHKTKTRGEVRGGGRKPFRQKGTGRARQGSIRAPHYTGGGTVHGPVPRDYSQRTPKRMIKAALYGALSDRARNERIHVIEELVPGQTPSTKQAKAFIERLTDRKNVLLVIGREDINARRSANNLPNVQILDAGQLNTYDVLYSDDVVFSVEALHTFVERATGAAEEAKEEK; encoded by the coding sequence ATGAGCAACCTCAAGCTAGACGTCCAGACCGCTGACGGTAAGACCAACGGCTCTGTTGAGCTGCCGGCCGAGCTCTTTGACACTGAAGCATCCATCGCTTTGATGCACCAGGTTGTCAACGCTCAGCTCGCTGCTGCTCGCCAGGGCACCCACAAGACCAAGACTCGCGGCGAGGTCCGCGGCGGTGGCCGTAAGCCGTTCCGCCAGAAGGGCACCGGTCGCGCCCGCCAGGGCTCCATCCGTGCACCGCACTACACCGGCGGTGGCACCGTGCATGGCCCGGTTCCGCGCGACTACTCCCAGCGCACCCCGAAGCGCATGATCAAGGCTGCTCTCTACGGTGCACTGTCTGACCGTGCACGTAACGAGCGCATCCACGTCATCGAGGAGCTCGTCCCGGGTCAGACCCCGTCCACCAAGCAGGCCAAGGCCTTCATCGAGCGCCTCACCGACCGCAAGAACGTTCTTCTGGTCATCGGCCGCGAGGACATTAATGCTCGCCGCAGCGCCAACAACCTGCCGAACGTCCAGATCTTGGACGCCGGCCAGCTGAACACCTACGACGTCCTCTACTCGGACGACGTTGTGTTCTCCGTTGAGGCTCTGCACACCTTCGTCGAGCGCGCCACCGGCGCCGCCGAGGAAGCTAAGGAGGAGAAGTAA
- a CDS encoding Asp23/Gls24 family envelope stress response protein — protein MAENTTPKDVAEKTEAATPATAPERNKNLETEFGTTRIDDVVVSKIAGIAAREVSGVAALGGGGARMMGSIRESFGASEDVRQGVSVEVANGTASIDIAIIAEYGVAIHELAEAIRRNIMNAVERMTGLSVDRVDVVVHDVKLPREEQESEDTTPAVTQGQA, from the coding sequence ATGGCTGAAAACACCACCCCGAAGGACGTTGCTGAGAAGACTGAAGCCGCCACCCCGGCAACCGCCCCGGAACGCAACAAGAACCTGGAGACGGAGTTCGGCACCACCCGCATTGACGACGTCGTGGTATCCAAGATCGCTGGTATCGCTGCTCGCGAGGTCTCCGGCGTGGCCGCCCTGGGCGGCGGTGGTGCCCGCATGATGGGCTCCATCCGTGAGTCCTTCGGCGCCTCCGAGGATGTCCGTCAGGGTGTGTCCGTAGAGGTTGCCAACGGCACGGCTTCCATTGACATCGCCATCATCGCTGAGTACGGCGTTGCCATTCACGAGCTGGCTGAGGCCATTCGCCGCAACATCATGAATGCCGTGGAGCGCATGACGGGCCTGTCCGTGGACCGCGTCGACGTGGTAGTCCACGATGTCAAGCTGCCGCGCGAGGAGCAAGAGTCCGAGGACACCACCCCGGCCGTCACGCAGGGCCAGGCTTAA
- the rpmC gene encoding 50S ribosomal protein L29: MATGTPAHEFRELDNAELETRLKDAKEELFNLRFQKATGQLTNNRRIGTVKRDIARIYTVLRERELGLSVAPGAEA, encoded by the coding sequence ATGGCTACCGGTACCCCCGCCCACGAGTTCCGTGAGCTCGACAACGCTGAGCTGGAGACCCGCCTGAAGGACGCGAAGGAAGAGCTCTTCAACCTTCGTTTCCAGAAGGCCACCGGCCAGCTGACCAACAACCGCCGCATCGGCACGGTTAAGCGCGACATCGCCCGCATCTACACCGTTCTGCGCGAGCGCGAGCTGGGCCTGTCCGTTGCTCCGGGAGCTGAGGCTTAA
- the rpsJ gene encoding 30S ribosomal protein S10, which yields MAGQKIRIRLKAYDHEAIDASAKKIVETVTRTGARVVGPVPLPTEKNVYAVIRSPHKYKDSREHFEMRTHKRLIDILDPTPKTVDALMRIDLPASVDVNIQ from the coding sequence GTGGCGGGACAAAAGATCCGCATTCGGCTGAAGGCCTACGACCACGAGGCTATCGACGCTTCTGCAAAGAAGATCGTTGAGACCGTAACCCGTACGGGTGCTCGTGTTGTTGGTCCGGTGCCGCTCCCAACCGAGAAGAACGTATACGCCGTTATTCGTTCTCCGCACAAGTACAAGGACTCTCGCGAGCACTTCGAGATGCGCACTCACAAGCGCCTCATCGACATTCTCGACCCGACCCCGAAGACCGTTGACGCTCTTATGCGCATCGACCTTCCGGCAAGCGTCGACGTGAATATCCAGTAA
- a CDS encoding type II toxin-antitoxin system death-on-curing family toxin has protein sequence MDIRQVFSLEVIKPLLEELGFVARDWGLVDAALQPPFSTFGGHEFYPDAFSKTAALISSIEDGHPFIDGNKRVGLYLATLMLKAHGLDSFRVPDDEFFDILCRSARGELDVGEIAALLRRHFPSTPGWS, from the coding sequence ATGGACATCAGGCAGGTCTTCTCGCTCGAGGTGATCAAACCCCTGCTCGAAGAGTTAGGGTTTGTCGCCCGAGATTGGGGGCTGGTCGATGCTGCACTTCAACCTCCGTTTTCGACCTTTGGCGGACATGAGTTCTACCCAGATGCTTTTTCAAAGACAGCTGCGCTTATCTCCTCTATTGAAGACGGACACCCGTTTATTGATGGAAATAAGCGAGTAGGCCTCTACCTTGCAACGCTGATGCTGAAGGCCCACGGTCTCGATTCCTTTAGAGTCCCGGACGATGAGTTCTTCGACATTCTCTGTAGGAGTGCTCGGGGAGAACTTGATGTTGGAGAGATTGCAGCGCTGCTGCGACGCCATTTCCCTAGTACGCCAGGCTGGTCTTAG
- the rplN gene encoding 50S ribosomal protein L14: MIQQESRLRVADNSGAREILVIRVLGGSVRRFAGIGDVVVATVKEATPGGNVKEGDVVKAVVVRAKKETRRPDGSYIAFDENAAVILKGDNEPRGTRIFGPVARELRDKKFMKIVSLAPEVI; encoded by the coding sequence GTGATTCAGCAAGAATCGCGTCTGCGCGTCGCCGACAACTCCGGTGCACGAGAGATTCTCGTCATCCGCGTTCTCGGTGGCTCCGTTCGACGTTTCGCTGGCATTGGTGACGTTGTTGTCGCCACTGTCAAGGAAGCCACCCCGGGTGGCAACGTAAAGGAAGGCGATGTCGTCAAGGCTGTCGTCGTCCGCGCCAAGAAGGAGACCCGTCGCCCGGACGGCTCCTACATCGCTTTCGATGAAAATGCCGCAGTTATTCTCAAGGGTGACAACGAGCCGCGCGGTACCCGCATCTTCGGCCCGGTTGCTCGCGAGCTTCGTGACAAGAAGTTCATGAAGATCGTTTCTCTCGCACCGGAGGTGATCTAG
- the rplX gene encoding 50S ribosomal protein L24, whose protein sequence is MKIHKGDMVIVISGPDKGAKGKVIEAYPKREKVLVEGVNRVKKHVANSATERGAESGGIVTQEAPIHVSNVAILDSEGNPTRVGYRFDENGKKVRIARSNGKDI, encoded by the coding sequence ATGAAGATTCATAAGGGCGATATGGTGATTGTTATTTCGGGCCCGGACAAGGGCGCGAAGGGCAAGGTCATCGAGGCATACCCGAAGCGTGAGAAGGTCCTCGTTGAGGGCGTTAACCGCGTTAAGAAGCACGTTGCTAACTCCGCTACCGAGCGTGGCGCCGAGTCCGGCGGAATCGTAACCCAGGAAGCTCCGATCCACGTGTCCAACGTTGCGATCCTGGACTCCGAGGGCAACCCGACCCGCGTGGGCTACCGTTTCGATGAGAACGGCAAGAAGGTCCGCATCGCACGTAGCAACGGGAAGGACATCTAA
- the rplC gene encoding 50S ribosomal protein L3: MSENEIKGILGTKLGMTQVFDEENRVVPVTVVEAGPCVVTQIRTKETDGYDAIQIAFGEKDPRKANKPAAGHFKKAGVTPRRHVAEIRMDDTSAYEVGQEVKVDIFEGVTFVDVTGTTKGHGYAGAMKRHGFAGQGAAHGNQAAHRRVGGIGGASFPGRVFKGKRMAGRMGQDRVTTQNLKIQKIDAESNLLLIKGAVPGARGGLVTVKTAVKGGAHA, from the coding sequence ATGAGTGAAAACGAGATCAAGGGCATTCTGGGCACCAAGCTCGGCATGACCCAGGTCTTCGACGAGGAGAACCGCGTTGTGCCGGTCACCGTCGTCGAGGCTGGGCCGTGCGTGGTTACCCAGATCCGCACGAAAGAAACCGATGGCTACGACGCCATCCAGATTGCCTTCGGTGAGAAGGACCCGCGCAAGGCCAACAAGCCGGCCGCTGGTCACTTCAAGAAGGCTGGCGTGACCCCGCGCCGCCACGTGGCTGAAATCCGCATGGATGACACCTCTGCATACGAGGTGGGCCAGGAGGTCAAGGTGGATATCTTCGAGGGCGTGACCTTCGTTGACGTCACCGGCACCACCAAGGGCCACGGCTACGCCGGCGCCATGAAGCGCCACGGCTTCGCAGGCCAGGGCGCTGCCCACGGTAACCAGGCTGCTCACCGCCGCGTCGGCGGTATCGGCGGCGCTTCGTTCCCGGGCCGCGTCTTCAAGGGTAAGCGCATGGCTGGCCGCATGGGCCAGGACCGCGTGACCACCCAGAACCTGAAGATTCAGAAGATTGATGCCGAGTCCAACCTGCTGCTCATCAAGGGCGCTGTCCCTGGTGCGCGCGGTGGCCTCGTCACCGTTAAGACCGCAGTGAAGGGCGGTGCACACGCATGA
- the rpsC gene encoding 30S ribosomal protein S3 produces the protein MGQKIHPHGLRLGITSDWKTHWYADKDYANYVAEDIKIRQYLEKGLDRAGIADVVIERTRDRVRVDIHTARPGIVIGRRGAEADRIRRELEKLTGKMVALNILEVKQVDANATLVAQSVAEQLVNRVAFRRAMRKAIQSAMRQPQVKGIKILLSGRLGGAEMSRTERYHEGRVPLHTLRAEIDYGTAEAHTTFGRIGIKVWIYKGDVVGGVRESELNAPAQGRGRGDRNGRPRRGGQRRQRAQQKQEG, from the coding sequence ATGGGCCAGAAGATCCATCCTCACGGCCTACGTTTGGGCATCACTTCCGACTGGAAGACCCACTGGTACGCCGATAAGGACTACGCCAACTACGTAGCCGAAGACATCAAGATCCGCCAGTACCTGGAGAAGGGCCTCGACCGCGCCGGCATTGCCGACGTCGTCATCGAGCGCACCCGCGACCGCGTCCGCGTCGACATTCACACCGCCCGCCCGGGCATCGTGATTGGCCGCCGCGGTGCTGAGGCTGACCGCATCCGCCGCGAGCTCGAGAAGCTCACCGGCAAGATGGTTGCCCTCAACATCCTCGAGGTCAAGCAGGTTGACGCCAACGCAACCCTGGTTGCGCAGTCCGTCGCCGAGCAGCTGGTAAACCGCGTGGCTTTCCGCCGCGCAATGCGCAAGGCCATCCAGTCCGCTATGCGCCAGCCGCAGGTTAAGGGTATTAAGATCCTCCTGTCTGGTCGTCTGGGCGGCGCTGAGATGTCCCGCACCGAGCGCTACCACGAGGGTCGCGTTCCGCTGCACACCCTTCGCGCCGAGATCGACTACGGCACCGCAGAGGCCCACACCACCTTCGGCCGCATTGGCATCAAGGTGTGGATCTACAAGGGTGACGTTGTCGGTGGCGTGCGCGAGTCCGAACTGAACGCTCCGGCGCAGGGCCGTGGCCGCGGTGACCGTAACGGTCGTCCGCGTCGTGGTGGCCAGCGTCGTCAGCGCGCACAGCAGAAGCAGGAGGGCTAA